A genomic segment from Holophagales bacterium encodes:
- a CDS encoding GNAT family N-acetyltransferase gives MLAGAVVRLRPARSEDLDWIVTACGKPSAFGEFEPFFIGEAESLRRRFEQDGLLAEDFTRLVIEDRAGRRVGLAGVDEVDLHSRVARISATILEPAERGKGFGTDAHRALVSYLFLHRGLLRIEAFVAAGNTAARAVMRRLGFVEEGVLKSRVFAHGQRHDVVVLGLLYDDWSRRSADTLPI, from the coding sequence GTGCTCGCGGGGGCCGTCGTCCGCCTCCGTCCCGCGCGGTCCGAGGACCTCGACTGGATCGTCACCGCCTGTGGCAAGCCCTCGGCATTCGGGGAGTTCGAGCCGTTTTTCATCGGTGAGGCCGAGAGCCTCCGGCGCCGGTTCGAGCAGGACGGACTCCTCGCGGAGGACTTCACCCGTCTCGTCATCGAGGATCGCGCCGGGCGGCGCGTCGGCCTCGCCGGCGTCGACGAGGTGGACCTTCACTCACGCGTCGCCCGGATCTCCGCCACGATCCTCGAGCCGGCCGAACGGGGCAAGGGCTTCGGGACGGACGCCCACAGGGCCCTCGTCTCCTACCTCTTCCTCCACCGCGGGCTCCTCCGGATCGAGGCATTCGTGGCGGCGGGGAATACCGCAGCCCGGGCCGTCATGAGGCGCCTCGGATTCGTCGAGGAGGGGGTCCTGAAGAGCCGGGTCTTCGCGCACGGCCAGAGGCACGACGTCGTCGTCCTGGGGCTCCTCTACGACGACTGGTCGCGCCGCTCCGCCGACACGCTCCCGATCTGA
- a CDS encoding DUF4388 domain-containing protein yields MPKTLNGTLDTFSLADLLQWLEINRLSGRVTISRGEDRRTIDLKDGAIVFVSSLRPDERLGTYLASRGILPEPAVYEVLADSFLTGRSLTRLVLDCGLLPREELAAAVEQLALQILLDLFHWRGADFVYDPSVATEDFLRIQLSLRGQVLALEGARSIDDTARTRPPARKAAGEPREAEMDFSPQAVALAFFSVSEGLGLEHPSAAVWRDRFVVFGRLSEKVAFTLGQPFRPFPLFADTAERCRAALAAGAEGEEVVRLAAADPFLTLDVLFLGNALRTPARGLLSTVHDAVAAIGPGALRRLLELLSAEEAPTISTRERLERALRRAAVSTAVAASHVAPATGEDPGVAWTLALLEPLGSYELLKLLLAEDFEPGPFRAAALSWFRPTCGRVLARKVNLPAPFADVLGSSGLVSSRSPVAEQLVFFAKQMVAAEQVGREWTSEDPELADRYSSLAVDDRLAEKIAEDAAALRDVLGL; encoded by the coding sequence GTGCCGAAAACGCTCAACGGTACACTCGATACCTTCTCGCTCGCCGACCTCCTTCAGTGGCTCGAGATCAACCGGCTCTCCGGGCGGGTCACCATCTCGCGCGGGGAAGACCGGCGGACGATCGACCTGAAGGACGGCGCGATCGTCTTCGTGTCCTCACTTCGCCCCGACGAGCGCCTCGGCACGTACCTGGCGTCGCGAGGGATCCTCCCCGAGCCGGCCGTCTACGAGGTCCTCGCCGACAGCTTCCTGACGGGGCGAAGCCTGACGCGGCTCGTCCTCGATTGCGGGCTCCTTCCGCGAGAGGAGCTCGCCGCCGCAGTCGAGCAGCTCGCGCTCCAGATCCTCCTGGACCTTTTTCATTGGAGGGGTGCCGACTTCGTCTACGACCCTTCCGTCGCAACGGAGGACTTCCTTCGCATCCAGCTCTCCCTGAGGGGCCAGGTCCTCGCCCTCGAGGGAGCGCGCTCGATCGACGACACGGCCCGCACCCGCCCGCCGGCCAGGAAAGCCGCGGGCGAGCCCCGGGAGGCGGAGATGGACTTCTCCCCGCAGGCCGTCGCGCTCGCGTTTTTCTCCGTCTCGGAGGGGCTCGGGCTCGAGCACCCGTCCGCCGCCGTCTGGAGGGACCGTTTCGTCGTCTTCGGGCGACTCTCCGAGAAGGTCGCCTTCACGCTCGGGCAACCGTTCCGCCCGTTTCCGCTGTTCGCCGACACCGCGGAACGCTGTCGCGCCGCGCTCGCGGCCGGCGCCGAGGGAGAGGAGGTCGTCCGCCTCGCCGCGGCCGACCCGTTCCTCACGCTCGACGTCCTGTTCCTCGGAAACGCGCTGCGCACTCCCGCGAGGGGTCTCCTGTCGACGGTCCACGACGCGGTCGCCGCGATCGGCCCGGGAGCGCTGCGCAGGCTCCTCGAGCTCCTCTCCGCCGAGGAGGCCCCCACCATCTCGACGCGGGAGCGTCTCGAGAGGGCCCTCCGGCGGGCCGCGGTGTCCACTGCAGTGGCCGCCTCCCACGTGGCGCCGGCCACCGGAGAGGACCCCGGCGTCGCGTGGACTCTCGCGCTTCTCGAGCCTCTCGGCAGCTACGAGCTGCTCAAGCTGCTCCTCGCCGAGGACTTCGAGCCCGGTCCCTTCCGCGCCGCCGCGCTCTCCTGGTTCCGCCCCACGTGCGGGCGGGTGCTGGCACGGAAGGTGAATCTCCCCGCGCCGTTCGCCGACGTCCTCGGCTCGAGCGGTCTGGTCTCGAGCCGAAGTCCCGTCGCCGAGCAACTGGTCTTTTTCGCGAAGCAGATGGTCGCTGCCGAGCAGGTCGGACGGGAATGGACGAGCGAAGACCCGGAGCTCGCCGACCGTTACTCCTCCCTCGCCGTGGACGACCGCCTGGCCGAGAAGATCGCGGAGGATGCCGCGGCGCTTCGCGACGTTCTCGGGCTCTGA
- a CDS encoding methylmalonyl-CoA mutase, with the protein MSTTKTDAVTTSGIPVRASYAPGDVPAGWDPGAPGAFPYTRSAQAGGYRKKLWTMRQYAGFSTAKDSNARYRYLLAQGQTGLSVAFDLPTQIGFDSDHALARGEVGRVGVAIDSIEDMETLLDGIPLDEVSISMTINATASILLGFLLAVARRRGTDWKSLTGTIQNDILKEYAARGTYAFPPKPSMRLITDIFGFCAQDVPRWNTISISGYHIREAGSTAVQEVAFTLADGVEYLSAAVKAGLDAKAIAPRLTFFFNVHNDFLEEIAKFRAARTLWARLLKDRFGIDDPRAQALRFHAQTAGSTLTAQQPDVNVVRVAIQALAAVLGGTQSLHTNSRDEALALPTADAARLALRTQQVIAYETGVARVTDPFGGSWAVEAMTAEIVERASALISRIDEMGGALAAIEAGYFQREIQEAAYQAQKAIESKESVVVGVNEFTVEEETQIPTMSIDPQVEPEQVARLAAFRARRDEARASRLCAELVAAAKEGRNLMPPIIEAVDGNVTLGEVVESLRTVFGDHRDTVGL; encoded by the coding sequence ATGTCCACCACGAAGACCGACGCCGTCACCACCTCGGGGATCCCTGTCCGCGCCTCCTACGCCCCGGGAGACGTTCCCGCGGGCTGGGACCCCGGTGCACCCGGCGCGTTTCCGTACACGCGGAGCGCGCAGGCCGGCGGCTACCGCAAGAAGCTCTGGACCATGCGGCAGTACGCCGGGTTCTCCACCGCGAAGGACTCGAACGCGCGCTACCGCTACCTCCTCGCCCAGGGGCAGACCGGCCTTTCCGTCGCCTTCGACCTCCCGACCCAGATCGGCTTCGACTCCGATCACGCGCTCGCCCGCGGCGAGGTGGGGCGCGTCGGCGTCGCCATCGATTCGATCGAGGACATGGAGACGCTCCTCGACGGCATCCCGCTGGACGAGGTGTCGATCTCGATGACGATCAACGCCACGGCGTCGATTCTCCTCGGCTTCCTCCTGGCCGTCGCGCGGCGCCGCGGAACGGACTGGAAGAGCCTCACGGGAACGATCCAGAACGACATCCTGAAGGAGTACGCCGCGCGGGGAACCTACGCCTTTCCGCCGAAGCCGTCGATGCGCCTCATCACCGACATCTTCGGCTTCTGTGCGCAGGACGTCCCGCGCTGGAACACCATCTCCATCTCGGGGTACCACATCCGCGAGGCCGGCTCGACCGCGGTGCAGGAGGTCGCGTTCACGCTCGCCGACGGCGTCGAGTACCTCTCGGCGGCGGTGAAGGCGGGTCTCGACGCGAAGGCGATCGCGCCGCGGCTCACCTTCTTCTTCAACGTCCACAACGACTTCCTCGAGGAGATCGCGAAGTTCCGCGCGGCCCGCACGCTCTGGGCGCGGCTCCTGAAGGACCGCTTCGGCATCGACGACCCGCGCGCGCAGGCCCTCCGGTTCCACGCGCAGACCGCGGGCTCGACGCTGACGGCGCAGCAGCCCGACGTGAACGTCGTCCGCGTCGCCATCCAGGCGCTCGCGGCCGTCCTCGGAGGGACGCAGTCGCTCCACACGAACTCACGCGACGAGGCGCTCGCCCTCCCGACGGCCGACGCGGCCCGCCTCGCGCTGCGCACCCAGCAGGTCATCGCCTACGAGACGGGCGTCGCCCGCGTGACGGACCCCTTCGGCGGCTCCTGGGCCGTCGAGGCGATGACGGCGGAGATCGTCGAGCGCGCCTCCGCGCTCATCTCCCGGATCGACGAGATGGGAGGCGCCCTGGCCGCCATCGAGGCGGGGTACTTCCAGCGCGAGATTCAGGAGGCGGCCTACCAGGCGCAGAAGGCGATCGAGTCGAAGGAATCCGTCGTCGTCGGCGTGAACGAGTTCACGGTCGAAGAAGAGACCCAGATCCCGACGATGTCCATCGACCCGCAGGTCGAGCCCGAACAGGTCGCCCGCCTGGCGGCCTTCCGGGCCCGGCGGGACGAGGCCAGGGCCAGCCGCCTCTGCGCGGAACTCGTCGCCGCGGCGAAGGAAGGGCGGAACCTTATGCCCCCGATCATCGAGGCGGTCGACGGAAACGTCACCCTCGGGGAGGTCGTCGAGTCGCTCAGAACGGTCTTCGGCGACCACCGGGACACCGTGGGGCTCTGA
- a CDS encoding tetratricopeptide repeat protein: protein MNARPAVLAALLAGALAASGCRSSSPGTALQLSPERWRAAVAARGVDPGDVPMPMYVSPEIRLVAEQLAGPGDDRERLRRLQAALLDRKSYAFEYDTIATFTASEAFAARRGNCVSFTNLFIAFGRAMGIPLQAGLVFRRARSEREGDLVMVYNHMVAVHPKGRTNTVYDFYMTRDGTPVDLRLIDDIAVAAISASNRGVEALRAADLEKAHVLLERATKLDPTLPDLLSNLGIVKWRQGDTDGALATFRQGLAIDPHRPALLHNLAALYIEQGRRTEARAALAAASTRDASSYLFVVQGDLELAGGNPKEALKAYRRAHRENPKLVEPLLGIARTERALGNDAAARRALRKAEKLRPDDAQVRSLLEGP from the coding sequence ATGAACGCCCGTCCCGCCGTCCTCGCCGCTCTCCTCGCCGGCGCTCTCGCCGCCTCCGGTTGCCGCTCGAGCTCGCCGGGAACGGCGCTGCAGCTCTCGCCGGAACGCTGGCGAGCGGCCGTAGCCGCCCGGGGCGTCGACCCGGGAGACGTGCCGATGCCGATGTACGTCTCTCCCGAGATCCGCCTGGTCGCAGAGCAGCTCGCCGGCCCGGGAGACGACCGCGAGCGCCTGAGGCGCCTGCAGGCCGCGCTCCTCGACCGCAAGAGCTATGCCTTCGAGTACGACACGATCGCCACCTTTACCGCCTCCGAGGCGTTCGCCGCGAGGCGGGGCAACTGCGTGTCGTTCACGAACCTGTTCATCGCCTTCGGCCGCGCAATGGGGATCCCGCTCCAGGCGGGGCTCGTCTTTCGCCGGGCGCGGAGCGAGCGCGAGGGCGACCTCGTCATGGTCTACAACCACATGGTCGCGGTCCACCCGAAGGGGCGCACCAACACCGTCTACGACTTCTACATGACGCGCGACGGGACTCCCGTCGACCTGCGGCTCATCGACGACATCGCCGTCGCCGCCATCTCTGCGAGCAACCGGGGGGTCGAGGCGCTCCGTGCGGCCGACCTCGAGAAGGCTCACGTGCTCCTGGAACGCGCGACGAAGCTCGACCCCACCCTCCCCGACCTGCTCTCGAACCTCGGCATCGTGAAGTGGCGCCAGGGGGACACGGACGGGGCGCTCGCCACCTTCCGCCAGGGGCTGGCGATCGACCCGCACCGACCGGCGCTCCTCCACAACCTGGCGGCCCTCTACATCGAGCAGGGGCGCCGGACCGAAGCGCGCGCCGCTCTCGCCGCCGCCAGCACCCGCGACGCGTCTTCCTACCTCTTCGTCGTCCAGGGGGACCTCGAGCTCGCCGGGGGGAATCCGAAGGAGGCCCTGAAGGCCTATCGCCGGGCGCACCGGGAGAACCCGAAGCTCGTCGAGCCGCTTCTCGGGATCGCACGGACCGAGAGGGCGCTCGGAAACGACGCGGCGGCCCGCCGGGCCCTCCGGAAGGCCGAGAAGCTCCGCCCGGACGACGCGCAGGTGCGCTCGCTCCTCGAGGGGCCCTGA
- a CDS encoding SRPBCC domain-containing protein encodes METLIRREILVNAEPARVFGAFTDVGELLSWFADGAVVGRRAGGNWAMGWYADEASDEGYHVLGTLDVYEPPTRLVVRDLTFSTPEGDRWEGMALSVTFTAEGAGTRVTVVQDGMGHGASWDGYVAGLGPGWERSLADLRAWLEEGRKLPGR; translated from the coding sequence GTGGAAACGCTCATCCGTCGCGAGATCCTCGTGAACGCCGAGCCGGCCCGCGTCTTCGGCGCATTCACGGACGTCGGGGAGCTGCTGTCCTGGTTCGCTGACGGCGCCGTCGTCGGGCGCCGGGCCGGAGGCAACTGGGCGATGGGCTGGTACGCCGACGAGGCGTCGGACGAGGGCTACCACGTCCTGGGCACCCTCGACGTCTACGAGCCCCCAACCCGCCTCGTCGTTCGCGACCTCACGTTCTCCACGCCGGAAGGGGACCGGTGGGAGGGCATGGCGCTCTCGGTGACCTTCACGGCCGAGGGCGCAGGGACGCGCGTGACGGTGGTTCAGGACGGGATGGGGCACGGGGCGTCGTGGGATGGTTACGTCGCCGGGCTCGGACCCGGCTGGGAGAGATCTCTGGCCGACCTGCGCGCCTGGCTCGAGGAGGGCCGGAAGCTCCCCGGGCGATGA
- the argS gene encoding arginine--tRNA ligase: MIPGLKREVEAAVEDACRRLWGVEPPRFVIETPPKVEHGDLALPIAFELAKVLRRPPRKIAEELAPALVLPPIVARRTVEGGGYVNLFLDRPKALAAMLVAPPAVAGAAGKVIVEHTNINPNKAAHIGHLRNAVLGDVLVHVFRRLGRRVEVQNYLDDTGVQVADVVVGLEHPGDLAEPQRAAGLAGEIREILAAFPDDAPGVSARRLGDLTWDLYALVTRSYAADPSLEERRKGTLHAIEGAALGHEMSEEEHATAALAARLAEAVVRCHLKTMERIGVSYDLLPRESDILGRQFWARAFELLKAAGATQLETEGKNAGCWVMKLEGAKDFEGMEDADKVLVRSNGTVTYTGKDVAYQLWKLGVLGIDFEYEVTPYVTPFGGPEFVASDGVTPLYRTRPDAEGADPEAKGRYGSGDAVINVIDVRQSYPQKVVKEAVRRAGFADGADRSVHFAYEMVALTPGSAEALGVVLSDEDRGKAYLEMSGRKGLGVKADDLVERLVEKALEQILAREPGAPVDLSRAEAIAIGALRVYMTRFSRNKVIAFDFDDALAFEGDTGPYLQYAAVRTANIFKKLEEKGFPGRLDEAEAASVATLDAAHFDDGLWDVVRTCGRTLETFEKAAETLEVSLLVRHALAVCTAFHHLYHTHPILQAENDESRRTRRAAIQLVQSTLDDVLGVLGVPIPERM, encoded by the coding sequence GTGATCCCTGGTCTGAAGAGAGAAGTCGAAGCCGCCGTCGAGGACGCCTGCCGCCGCCTCTGGGGCGTCGAGCCCCCGCGTTTCGTCATCGAGACCCCCCCGAAGGTCGAGCACGGCGACCTCGCGCTGCCGATCGCCTTCGAGCTGGCCAAGGTCCTCCGGCGCCCCCCGCGGAAGATCGCCGAGGAGCTCGCCCCGGCGCTCGTGCTCCCGCCGATCGTCGCGCGGCGCACCGTCGAAGGGGGCGGCTACGTGAACCTCTTCCTCGACCGCCCGAAGGCCCTCGCCGCGATGCTCGTCGCGCCCCCGGCGGTGGCGGGGGCTGCCGGAAAGGTCATCGTCGAGCACACGAACATCAACCCGAACAAGGCCGCCCACATCGGGCACCTCAGGAACGCCGTCCTCGGCGACGTCCTCGTCCACGTCTTCCGCCGGCTCGGCAGGCGCGTCGAGGTCCAGAACTACCTCGACGACACCGGAGTACAGGTGGCCGACGTCGTCGTCGGTCTCGAGCACCCCGGCGACCTCGCCGAGCCCCAGAGAGCGGCCGGCCTCGCCGGGGAGATCCGCGAGATCCTCGCCGCCTTTCCCGACGACGCGCCCGGCGTGAGCGCCCGGCGGCTCGGCGACCTGACCTGGGACCTCTATGCCCTCGTCACGCGCAGCTACGCCGCGGACCCGTCCCTCGAGGAGAGGCGGAAGGGCACTCTTCACGCCATCGAAGGCGCCGCCCTCGGGCACGAGATGTCCGAGGAGGAGCACGCGACGGCGGCGCTCGCTGCCCGCCTCGCCGAGGCGGTCGTCCGCTGCCACCTGAAGACGATGGAGCGGATCGGCGTCTCCTACGACCTCCTTCCGCGCGAGAGCGACATCCTCGGGCGCCAGTTCTGGGCGAGGGCGTTCGAGCTCCTCAAGGCGGCCGGCGCCACCCAGCTCGAGACCGAGGGCAAGAACGCCGGCTGCTGGGTCATGAAGCTCGAGGGGGCGAAGGACTTCGAGGGGATGGAGGACGCCGACAAGGTCCTCGTCCGGTCGAACGGCACCGTGACCTACACCGGAAAGGACGTCGCGTACCAGCTCTGGAAGCTCGGCGTCCTCGGGATCGACTTCGAGTACGAGGTGACGCCGTACGTCACGCCGTTCGGCGGGCCGGAGTTCGTCGCCTCCGACGGCGTGACGCCCCTCTACCGGACGCGCCCCGACGCCGAAGGGGCCGACCCGGAGGCGAAGGGCCGGTACGGGAGCGGCGACGCGGTCATCAACGTCATCGACGTGAGGCAGTCGTACCCGCAGAAGGTCGTCAAGGAGGCCGTCCGGCGCGCCGGGTTCGCCGACGGGGCCGACCGCTCGGTCCACTTCGCCTACGAGATGGTCGCACTGACCCCGGGATCCGCCGAGGCGCTCGGCGTCGTTCTCTCCGACGAGGACCGGGGCAAGGCCTACCTCGAGATGTCCGGGCGCAAGGGGCTCGGCGTCAAGGCCGACGACCTCGTCGAACGCCTCGTCGAGAAGGCGCTCGAGCAGATCCTCGCCCGCGAGCCGGGAGCCCCCGTCGATCTCTCCCGCGCCGAGGCGATCGCCATCGGCGCCCTCCGCGTCTACATGACCCGTTTCTCGCGGAACAAGGTCATCGCCTTCGACTTCGACGACGCCCTCGCCTTCGAAGGGGACACGGGGCCGTACCTGCAGTACGCCGCCGTGAGAACCGCGAACATCTTCAAGAAGCTCGAGGAGAAGGGCTTCCCGGGCCGCCTCGACGAGGCCGAGGCCGCCTCCGTCGCCACCCTCGACGCCGCCCACTTCGACGACGGTCTCTGGGACGTCGTGAGGACCTGCGGGCGCACGCTGGAGACGTTCGAGAAGGCGGCCGAGACGCTCGAGGTCTCGCTGCTGGTCCGGCACGCTCTCGCCGTCTGCACGGCGTTCCACCACCTCTACCACACGCACCCGATCCTCCAGGCCGAGAACGACGAGAGCCGGAGGACCCGGCGCGCGGCGATCCAGCTCGTCCAGTCCACGCTCGACGACGTCCTCGGCGTCCTCGGCGTCCCGATTCCGGAGAGGATGTAG
- a CDS encoding GWxTD domain-containing protein has translation MRKLRLLATLVPLVALAFPAAAQLEKFKDWDKSPEFTLYATEDEQNAWKGVKSDEEAQKFYNLFWGKRHPNYQTTAQNVFRARFDALVAKADELFPLGKPGEKRFRRGALTERGRVLILLGPPKAMASKVQSALAAPGGMGSEEGEGRLLGAGGSGTTVLTQFQYEKEQLPEWAGLKSLVLTFTTDQTVLSESVDKPSDVKKVQKKAVAAALVNPKMTEPPVYKTREEHEAEQKAAAEAAAEALKGPVLSAPVRASLEALIGKEPHGDLGTLALAFGDKATQLMIQLAVPGAVVASAAPAAPADPAAPAAAPAPAMKVAVLVKGKDGKDAARREEAAVLQKSKGDFFVDYALRVEPGDYDVAMVLLDASGAEKVSAHRPVTVPALPAELGVSQLLLAYNDMPFDGAKGDEPFVFSARKFVLRGDNKLLKTDGLAYVARLYNPAVDPATRKLNLRRSISIKPKSGSTIDVPQPPDEPMAVPEQQGMSTALVLDLAGAIVDVNLGDYFRPGEYTLILKVTDVVAGKTVEARAPFTLLAPPPTAAPAAKGPAPKAPAPKK, from the coding sequence ATGAGAAAGCTGCGGCTTCTTGCGACCCTCGTCCCGCTCGTGGCGCTCGCTTTCCCCGCGGCCGCCCAGCTGGAGAAATTCAAGGATTGGGACAAGTCTCCCGAGTTCACCCTCTACGCCACCGAGGACGAGCAGAACGCCTGGAAGGGCGTGAAGTCCGACGAGGAGGCGCAGAAGTTCTACAACCTCTTCTGGGGCAAGCGTCACCCCAACTACCAGACGACCGCCCAGAACGTCTTCCGCGCCCGGTTCGACGCCCTCGTGGCGAAGGCCGACGAGCTCTTCCCGCTCGGGAAGCCGGGTGAAAAGCGGTTCCGGCGGGGGGCGCTGACCGAGCGCGGGAGGGTGCTCATCCTCCTCGGGCCGCCCAAGGCGATGGCCTCGAAGGTCCAGTCCGCGCTCGCGGCGCCCGGGGGCATGGGGTCCGAGGAAGGCGAGGGCCGGTTGCTCGGCGCGGGTGGAAGCGGGACGACGGTCCTGACCCAGTTCCAGTACGAAAAGGAACAGCTCCCGGAGTGGGCCGGCCTGAAGTCGCTCGTCCTGACCTTCACGACGGACCAGACGGTGCTGTCCGAGTCGGTCGACAAGCCCTCGGACGTGAAGAAGGTCCAGAAGAAGGCGGTCGCGGCGGCCCTCGTCAACCCGAAGATGACCGAGCCGCCCGTCTACAAGACGCGCGAGGAGCACGAGGCCGAGCAGAAGGCCGCGGCGGAAGCCGCGGCCGAGGCGCTCAAGGGCCCGGTCCTCTCGGCGCCGGTTCGCGCGTCGCTCGAGGCGCTCATCGGCAAGGAGCCGCACGGAGACCTCGGGACCCTCGCGCTCGCGTTCGGCGACAAGGCGACCCAGCTGATGATCCAGCTCGCCGTCCCGGGTGCCGTCGTGGCGTCCGCAGCCCCGGCCGCTCCGGCCGATCCGGCCGCTCCGGCAGCCGCTCCCGCCCCGGCGATGAAGGTCGCCGTCCTCGTCAAGGGCAAGGACGGCAAGGACGCGGCCCGCCGCGAGGAGGCCGCCGTCCTCCAGAAGTCGAAGGGCGACTTCTTCGTCGACTACGCCCTTCGGGTGGAGCCCGGCGACTACGACGTCGCCATGGTTCTCCTCGACGCCTCCGGCGCGGAGAAAGTCTCGGCCCACCGGCCCGTGACCGTTCCGGCCCTCCCGGCCGAGCTCGGAGTCTCGCAGCTCCTCCTCGCGTACAACGACATGCCCTTCGACGGCGCCAAGGGCGACGAGCCTTTCGTCTTCTCCGCACGCAAGTTCGTCCTCCGGGGCGACAACAAGCTCCTGAAGACCGACGGGCTCGCCTACGTGGCGCGGCTCTACAACCCCGCTGTCGACCCCGCGACGAGAAAGCTGAACCTGCGGCGGTCGATCTCGATCAAGCCCAAGAGCGGCTCTACGATCGACGTCCCCCAGCCCCCTGACGAGCCGATGGCCGTTCCGGAGCAGCAGGGGATGTCGACCGCTCTCGTGCTCGACCTGGCGGGTGCCATCGTCGACGTCAATCTCGGAGACTACTTCCGCCCGGGTGAATACACCCTGATCCTCAAGGTTACCGACGTGGTGGCTGGCAAGACCGTCGAGGCGAGGGCCCCCTTCACCCTCCTCGCCCCGCCGCCGACTGCGGCTCCGGCGGCCAAGGGCCCGGCGCCGAAGGCTCCGGCACCGAAGAAGTAA
- a CDS encoding VWA domain-containing protein: MFARTRFLPFVLALLLGPAGLAGGADAPPAPLTTGVRAAVEVTAMDLDVVATKDGRPVTDLTKEDFVVRVDGKPVPIDYFARIEAGEVHGPDLATASPDLVLDTLKADGGETYVPRQFLVYFDDDRLLPQQRVSVIEGLRDFVLRLSPSDRASIVSYTGSTRVLVPFTNSKEDLLGGLSRLEKASPAGLSWDAQYRQTIQELRLSSPRSRGSILRSWSAQAATRERAALAELARSVSALAARSGKRTLLLVTNGYEWYPGQTLSQAYGPSSLTQFEQDIGDDLGKVLARANSSGITIQVFDAKGLVAEGDASQSLPPAVNPFFRTQNFRDSMVALSSDTGGSLVENRNVFRADLDRVYREASSYYSVGVTLGGVPGKSTRKVEVRTSRPGVVVRARTGFGAKTADEAAIDRVEMALLTPGAIGDFAATLRIGALESKGGPGRRVAPWQVEVPMAELTFRDEGGARKAVVEVTLAAAEDTGARSTIKPEKVIVTIPAGDWEKARGQAFVHRSQLKTAKGNIRFVASVRDVASGRMALTSVDLRVE; the protein is encoded by the coding sequence ATGTTTGCCCGTACACGCTTCCTCCCGTTCGTTCTCGCGCTCCTCCTCGGGCCTGCCGGCCTCGCGGGCGGCGCGGACGCCCCTCCCGCACCCCTCACGACGGGTGTGCGCGCCGCCGTCGAGGTCACGGCCATGGACCTCGACGTCGTCGCGACGAAGGACGGCCGACCGGTGACCGACCTGACGAAGGAGGACTTCGTCGTGAGGGTCGACGGCAAGCCGGTTCCGATCGACTACTTCGCACGCATCGAGGCCGGGGAGGTTCACGGCCCGGACCTGGCGACCGCCTCCCCCGACCTCGTCCTCGACACGCTGAAGGCCGATGGCGGGGAGACGTACGTCCCGCGGCAGTTCCTCGTCTACTTCGACGACGATCGCCTTCTTCCGCAGCAGCGGGTCTCCGTCATCGAGGGCCTGCGCGATTTCGTCCTCCGCCTCTCCCCTTCCGACCGGGCCTCCATCGTCTCGTACACCGGCTCGACGCGCGTTCTCGTCCCCTTCACGAACAGCAAGGAAGACCTCCTGGGAGGCCTCTCGCGCCTCGAGAAGGCGTCCCCCGCGGGGCTCTCGTGGGACGCGCAGTACAGGCAGACGATCCAGGAGCTGAGACTCTCCAGCCCCCGGTCGCGCGGGTCGATCCTCCGGAGCTGGTCGGCCCAGGCCGCCACGCGGGAGAGGGCCGCCCTCGCCGAGCTCGCGCGCAGCGTCTCCGCCCTCGCGGCACGCTCCGGCAAGCGGACACTCCTGCTGGTGACGAACGGCTACGAGTGGTACCCCGGGCAGACGCTGAGCCAGGCGTACGGGCCGTCCTCCCTCACCCAGTTCGAACAGGACATCGGCGACGACCTCGGAAAGGTCCTCGCGCGGGCCAACAGCTCCGGAATCACCATCCAGGTCTTCGACGCCAAGGGGCTCGTGGCCGAGGGGGACGCCTCCCAGTCCCTGCCGCCGGCCGTGAACCCCTTCTTTCGCACGCAGAACTTCCGCGACTCCATGGTGGCCCTTTCGAGCGACACGGGCGGTTCGCTCGTGGAGAACCGTAACGTCTTCCGCGCCGATCTCGACCGCGTCTACCGGGAAGCGAGCAGCTACTACTCCGTGGGTGTCACTCTCGGCGGAGTTCCCGGCAAGAGCACCCGGAAGGTCGAGGTGCGCACGTCCCGCCCGGGCGTCGTCGTGCGGGCGCGGACCGGCTTCGGGGCCAAGACGGCCGACGAGGCCGCGATCGACCGCGTGGAGATGGCACTGCTGACCCCCGGTGCGATCGGCGACTTCGCGGCGACGCTCCGGATCGGCGCCCTCGAGAGCAAGGGCGGGCCGGGCCGCCGCGTGGCGCCCTGGCAGGTCGAGGTTCCGATGGCGGAGCTGACGTTCCGGGACGAGGGCGGAGCGAGGAAGGCCGTCGTCGAGGTGACGCTTGCCGCCGCCGAGGACACGGGCGCGAGGTCGACGATCAAGCCCGAGAAGGTGATCGTGACGATTCCGGCCGGGGACTGGGAGAAGGCCCGCGGCCAGGCGTTCGTCCACCGCAGCCAGCTCAAGACCGCCAAGGGCAACATCCGGTTCGTGGCGAGCGTCCGGGACGTCGCCTCCGGCCGCATGGCGCTCACCTCCGTCGATCTCCGGGTCGAGTAA